Proteins found in one Amycolatopsis umgeniensis genomic segment:
- a CDS encoding phytoene/squalene synthase family protein, giving the protein MNELDAAGITAPALRSAYTECRRINAHYGRTFFLATRLLPPRTRPFAHALYGFARMADELVDNPAPGTDPAVALDEVAERLARVFDGAAPTDPVLAALADTVRRHDLDRELFDAFLRSMAMDLKITEYATYADLREYVHGSAEVIGLQMLPVFGTVVPVAEAVPGAAALGEAFQLTNFLRDIGEDLDRGRLYLPTGELAAFGVDRELLEWSRARGLPDRRVRRALAVSVARNRAVYRRAEAGIPLLREESRDCVRTALVLYEGILDEIVALGYDVLNTRAVVPRRRRAAVALPRLLASAWSNSRLKVRS; this is encoded by the coding sequence ATGAACGAACTCGACGCCGCGGGCATCACGGCGCCGGCGTTGCGGTCGGCGTACACCGAATGCCGCCGCATCAACGCGCACTACGGCCGCACGTTCTTCCTCGCGACCCGGCTGCTGCCGCCGCGGACGCGGCCGTTCGCGCACGCGCTGTACGGCTTCGCGCGGATGGCGGACGAACTGGTCGACAATCCCGCGCCCGGCACCGATCCCGCGGTCGCGCTGGACGAGGTCGCGGAACGTCTCGCGCGGGTCTTCGACGGCGCCGCGCCCACCGATCCGGTGCTGGCCGCGCTCGCCGACACCGTGCGGCGCCACGATCTGGACCGCGAGCTGTTCGACGCCTTCCTGCGGTCGATGGCGATGGACCTCAAGATCACCGAGTACGCGACCTACGCCGATCTCCGGGAGTACGTCCACGGTTCGGCCGAGGTGATCGGCCTGCAGATGCTGCCGGTCTTCGGCACCGTCGTCCCGGTCGCGGAGGCCGTTCCCGGCGCGGCCGCGCTGGGCGAGGCGTTCCAGCTGACCAACTTCCTGCGCGACATCGGCGAGGACCTCGACCGGGGAAGGCTGTACCTGCCCACCGGGGAACTGGCCGCGTTCGGCGTCGACAGGGAACTGCTCGAATGGTCGCGCGCCCGCGGGCTGCCGGACCGGCGGGTGCGGCGCGCGCTGGCCGTGTCCGTCGCGCGCAACCGGGCGGTGTACCGCCGCGCCGAAGCGGGAATCCCGTTGCTGCGCGAAGAATCCCGGGATTGCGTGCGGACGGCGCTCGTACTCTACGAAGGCATTCTCGACGAGATCGTGGCTCTCGGTTACGACGTGCTGAACACGCGCGCCGTCGTGCCCCGCCGTCGTCGCGCGGCCGTCGCCCTGCCGAGGTTACTGGCGAGCGCGTGGAGCAACTCCAGGCTTAAGGTGCGATCATGA
- the crtI gene encoding phytoene desaturase family protein has product MRTVTGPSDHVVVIGGGLAGLSATLHLLGAGRRVTLLEQDKSPGGRAGQADFGGNTVDTGASVLTMPELLDEAFSAVGESLADNLTLTRLDPAYRARFADGSTIAVHTEAAAMEAEIRAAAGPAEAEGYRRLRRWLTELYAVQKDHFIGANFDSPLDLVRPELAKLAALGGFGRLGPKIGGFLRDDRVRRLFSFQALYAGLDPARAIGAYGVISFMDTVGGVYYPSGGMGEIARALTGAAERAGAEVRFGTEAAWLERVSSRVRAVRTRSGERIPCDTVVLATELGTAYRLLGARPRRPLPLRYSPSAVVLHGHTPKIWPELGHHNIFFGHAWEKTFSEIIREGRLMSDPSLLVTRPTATEPGLAPGGGQVISVLAPAPNLRRGKIDWDRVGPAYREELLRTLEKRGLTGFAGGFTIDETITPADWAKRGLTAGTPFSLAHTFAQTGPFRPGNLVRAAENVVLAGCGTTPGVGIPPVVISGRLAAGRVTGR; this is encoded by the coding sequence ATGCGCACCGTCACCGGTCCGAGTGACCACGTGGTGGTGATCGGTGGCGGGCTCGCCGGGCTTTCGGCGACGCTGCACCTACTCGGCGCCGGACGCCGGGTGACCCTGCTGGAGCAGGACAAGAGCCCCGGCGGTCGTGCCGGGCAGGCGGATTTCGGCGGCAACACCGTCGACACCGGGGCCAGCGTGCTGACCATGCCGGAACTGCTCGACGAGGCCTTCTCGGCGGTCGGCGAATCCTTGGCGGACAACCTGACGCTGACACGGCTCGACCCGGCCTATCGCGCGAGGTTCGCCGACGGCAGCACCATCGCCGTGCACACCGAAGCGGCGGCGATGGAGGCCGAGATCCGCGCGGCCGCCGGTCCGGCCGAAGCCGAGGGGTACCGTCGGCTGCGACGCTGGCTGACCGAGTTGTACGCGGTCCAGAAGGACCACTTCATCGGCGCGAACTTCGACTCCCCGCTCGATCTCGTCCGCCCGGAACTGGCGAAACTGGCCGCACTGGGCGGTTTCGGACGGCTCGGCCCGAAGATCGGCGGATTCCTGCGCGACGACAGGGTGCGCCGCCTGTTCTCCTTCCAGGCGCTCTACGCGGGACTCGACCCGGCCCGCGCGATCGGCGCGTACGGCGTCATCTCCTTCATGGACACCGTCGGCGGGGTCTACTACCCGTCGGGCGGGATGGGCGAGATCGCACGGGCACTGACGGGCGCGGCCGAACGGGCCGGTGCCGAAGTGCGCTTCGGCACCGAAGCCGCTTGGCTGGAACGGGTTTCCTCGCGGGTGCGCGCGGTGCGGACCCGCTCGGGCGAGCGGATCCCTTGCGACACCGTGGTTCTCGCGACCGAGCTCGGCACCGCGTACCGGCTGCTCGGCGCCCGTCCCCGCCGGCCGCTGCCGCTGCGGTACTCGCCGTCGGCCGTCGTGCTGCACGGGCACACGCCGAAAATTTGGCCGGAATTGGGCCACCACAACATCTTCTTCGGTCACGCCTGGGAAAAGACGTTCTCGGAGATCATCCGCGAGGGCAGGCTGATGAGCGATCCGTCGCTGCTGGTGACGCGCCCGACCGCGACCGAACCGGGGCTCGCCCCCGGCGGCGGCCAGGTGATCTCGGTGCTGGCCCCGGCGCCGAACCTGCGCCGCGGGAAGATCGACTGGGACAGGGTCGGCCCCGCCTATCGCGAGGAACTCCTGCGCACGCTGGAAAAGCGCGGCCTGACCGGCTTCGCGGGCGGCTTCACCATCGACGAAACGATCACCCCGGCGGACTGGGCGAAGCGCGGCCTCACCGCGGGCACCCCGTTCTCACTCGCGCACACCTTCGCCCAGACCGGCCCGTTCCGGCCGGGAAACCTGGTGCGGGCGGCGGAAAACGTCGTACTGGCCGGCTGCGGGACCACGCCGGGCGTCGGCATCCCGCCGGTGGTGATCTCCGGCAGGCTCGCGGCGGGGAGGGTCACCGGCCGATGA
- a CDS encoding polyprenyl synthetase family protein, with protein sequence MDTSAYDADLPAHVERALAGFLERAGAEIRRTEPTVGVGIDALAGFVLGGGKRLRPTFAWWGWRGAGGDPAGPDVEGVLQAVASLELIQACALIHDDLIDSSDSRRGSPTVHIAGAKLHADSGWLGSPSTFGLATAVLVGDLALAWADDMFGEAPLPPAALAAARPAWRAMRTEVLAGQYLDVRTQATGDASPEAALHICKLKTAAYTVQRPLHLGAALGGADDALIATLREFGDEVGVAFQLRDDLLGVFGDPSVTGKPAGDDLREGKRTLLVALGLQRAAEQGKDAAAKVISDAIGDAHLSEDAVETVREALQDVGAVDAVERRIDELTESAMAALDRAHLAEPAPAALTGLVVKATQRTY encoded by the coding sequence ATGGACACGTCCGCCTACGACGCCGATCTGCCCGCCCACGTCGAGCGGGCGCTGGCCGGGTTCCTCGAGCGTGCCGGTGCCGAAATCCGCCGCACCGAACCGACCGTCGGAGTCGGGATCGACGCGCTGGCCGGATTCGTGCTGGGCGGCGGCAAACGCCTGCGCCCGACGTTCGCCTGGTGGGGCTGGCGCGGCGCGGGCGGCGATCCGGCGGGTCCGGACGTCGAAGGCGTGCTGCAGGCCGTGGCGAGCCTGGAGCTGATCCAGGCGTGCGCGCTGATCCACGACGACCTCATCGATTCCTCCGATTCGCGCCGCGGTTCACCGACGGTGCACATCGCGGGCGCGAAGCTCCACGCCGACAGCGGCTGGCTGGGTTCGCCGAGCACGTTCGGGCTCGCGACCGCCGTCCTGGTCGGCGACCTCGCGCTGGCCTGGGCCGACGACATGTTCGGCGAGGCCCCGCTCCCGCCCGCCGCCTTGGCCGCCGCGCGGCCCGCGTGGCGCGCGATGCGCACCGAGGTGCTCGCCGGTCAGTACCTCGACGTCCGCACGCAGGCCACCGGCGACGCCTCCCCCGAGGCCGCGCTGCACATCTGCAAGCTCAAGACCGCCGCGTACACCGTCCAGCGCCCGTTGCACCTCGGTGCCGCGCTCGGCGGCGCCGACGACGCCCTGATAGCGACGCTGCGCGAGTTCGGCGACGAGGTGGGCGTGGCGTTCCAGCTGCGCGACGATCTGCTCGGCGTCTTCGGCGACCCGTCGGTCACCGGCAAGCCCGCGGGCGACGACCTGCGCGAGGGCAAGCGGACGCTGCTGGTCGCGCTGGGCCTCCAAAGGGCGGCCGAGCAGGGCAAGGACGCGGCGGCGAAGGTCATCTCCGACGCCATCGGCGACGCGCACCTGTCCGAAGACGCCGTCGAGACGGTGCGTGAGGCGCTGCAGGACGTCGGCGCCGTCGACGCGGTGGAACGCCGCATCGACGAGCTCACCGAGTCCGCGATGGCGGCGTTGGACCGCGCCCACCTGGCCGAGCCCGCTCCCGCCGCGCTGACCGGGCTGGTCGTCAAGGCGACCCAGCGGACTTACTGA
- a CDS encoding CGNR zinc finger domain-containing protein, with the protein MDGHWDGYDSIGGSVPLDLVNTVSWRRDPARREDRLSAPGRLSEWVVLVGAGAERLEISEAVLETVKSFRETLYGVLVSDPPEVTALRKALLAAYRHAGLAPSLPLRWTVPLTDGAALPHALALSAEELLRSGDLARIRECEGPGCGWIFTDQTRNRSRRWCSSSDCGNRARAKRHYDKGRG; encoded by the coding sequence GTGGACGGCCACTGGGACGGGTACGACAGCATCGGCGGCAGTGTGCCGCTGGACCTGGTCAACACCGTTTCCTGGCGACGCGATCCGGCCAGGCGGGAAGACCGGCTTTCGGCTCCGGGACGGCTGTCCGAATGGGTCGTCCTGGTCGGCGCGGGCGCCGAACGGCTGGAGATCTCCGAGGCCGTCCTGGAAACGGTGAAGTCCTTCCGCGAGACGCTCTACGGCGTACTCGTGTCGGATCCGCCGGAGGTCACGGCGCTGAGGAAGGCGCTGCTCGCGGCGTATCGCCACGCCGGACTCGCGCCGTCCTTGCCGCTGCGATGGACGGTGCCGCTGACGGACGGCGCCGCGCTGCCGCACGCGCTCGCGCTGTCGGCCGAGGAGTTGCTGCGATCCGGTGACCTCGCGCGGATCCGGGAGTGCGAGGGGCCGGGGTGCGGCTGGATCTTCACCGACCAGACGCGCAACCGGTCGCGGCGATGGTGCAGTTCGTCGGACTGCGGGAACCGGGCGCGGGCGAAGCGGCATTACGACAAGGGCCGCGGTTGA
- a CDS encoding AzlC family ABC transporter permease: MTTLRQRYLSGARVGLGLGVATFVLGVTFGAYSQTLNWGIAAPVVASIVVFSGSAQFAMATALAGGGNLAVAVGAAALINARFLPMGAAVAADLRGGRLRRAWEGQAVVDGSWVAAHLGGGRFDREKLIGCTLVQLPAWVLGTVLGVVAAPPPDVVARFGLDVVFPGFFLVLLIDEMRRSREAVQTAALAACLAGVLVLFVPVGLALIGAAAAALLGLGVRR; this comes from the coding sequence ATGACAACGCTCCGGCAGCGCTACCTGTCCGGTGCCCGCGTCGGGCTCGGCCTGGGTGTCGCGACCTTCGTCCTCGGTGTCACTTTCGGCGCCTACAGCCAGACTCTGAACTGGGGGATCGCGGCGCCGGTGGTCGCGTCGATCGTCGTGTTCTCCGGCTCGGCCCAGTTCGCGATGGCCACCGCGCTCGCGGGCGGCGGCAACCTCGCCGTCGCGGTCGGCGCCGCGGCCCTGATCAACGCCCGTTTCCTCCCGATGGGCGCAGCGGTCGCCGCGGACCTGCGCGGCGGGCGTCTGCGCCGCGCGTGGGAGGGCCAGGCCGTCGTCGACGGTTCGTGGGTCGCCGCCCACCTCGGCGGAGGCCGCTTCGACCGCGAGAAACTCATCGGCTGCACGCTCGTCCAGTTGCCCGCGTGGGTGCTGGGCACCGTGCTCGGTGTCGTGGCCGCGCCACCGCCGGACGTCGTCGCGCGTTTCGGTCTCGACGTCGTGTTCCCCGGTTTCTTCCTGGTCCTGCTCATCGACGAGATGCGCCGTTCGCGCGAGGCCGTCCAGACGGCGGCGCTCGCCGCCTGCCTGGCCGGGGTCCTGGTGCTGTTCGTGCCGGTCGGGCTCGCGCTGATCGGCGCCGCGGCCGCCGCGCTGCTGGGCCTGGGGGTGCGGCGATGA
- a CDS encoding AzlD domain-containing protein: MTLWIAIAAVALVSIGFKAAGPVLLGDRELPPRLAGVIALLAPALLAGLVLTDLTGPAWSGVDWTLCAGLAAIAVTYVLRVPVLAAILCGVVVTAALRFLL; the protein is encoded by the coding sequence ATGACGCTCTGGATCGCCATCGCCGCCGTCGCGCTGGTCAGCATCGGGTTCAAGGCGGCGGGCCCGGTCCTGCTCGGCGACCGGGAACTGCCGCCCCGCCTGGCCGGGGTGATCGCGCTGCTCGCACCCGCCCTGCTGGCCGGGCTCGTGCTCACCGACTTGACCGGTCCGGCCTGGTCCGGGGTCGACTGGACGCTTTGCGCGGGCCTGGCCGCGATCGCGGTGACCTACGTGCTGCGCGTACCCGTGCTCGCCGCGATCCTCTGCGGCGTCGTCGTGACCGCCGCGCTGCGGTTCCTGCTCTAG
- the merB gene encoding organomercurial lyase — protein sequence MSAEDDTSWDEDVRVAVYRAFAEHGRPPTAPELADAAHGSLAVAKQALHRLAEQRHLVLDAREHVTMAHPFAAIPLGFSVMGERTLWWGGCAWDAFAIPHLVKAEPEVLVSTRCRGCGEPQALMVNDRTPPKGGLVAHFLVPAARMWDDVVHTCGNQRLFCGESCVDGWLTETGQDKGYVMDLATLWRLAAGWYEGRLDHGYTRRNPAAAVAYFEQAGLSGPFWG from the coding sequence ATGAGTGCCGAAGACGACACCAGCTGGGACGAAGACGTCCGAGTCGCGGTCTACCGCGCGTTCGCCGAACACGGGAGGCCGCCGACGGCGCCGGAACTGGCCGACGCCGCCCACGGCTCGCTCGCGGTGGCGAAACAGGCGCTGCACCGGCTCGCGGAGCAACGGCACCTCGTCCTCGACGCCCGCGAACACGTCACGATGGCGCATCCGTTCGCGGCGATCCCGCTCGGATTCTCGGTGATGGGCGAACGCACGCTGTGGTGGGGCGGCTGCGCGTGGGACGCGTTCGCGATCCCCCATCTGGTCAAGGCCGAACCCGAGGTGCTGGTGTCCACCCGTTGCCGCGGTTGCGGTGAGCCGCAGGCCCTGATGGTGAACGACCGGACCCCGCCGAAGGGTGGACTGGTCGCGCACTTCCTGGTCCCGGCGGCGCGGATGTGGGACGACGTCGTGCACACCTGCGGCAACCAGCGGCTGTTCTGCGGCGAGTCCTGTGTGGACGGATGGCTCACGGAAACGGGTCAGGACAAGGGTTACGTCATGGATCTGGCGACGTTGTGGCGGCTCGCGGCCGGCTGGTACGAGGGCAGGCTCGACCACGGCTACACCCGCCGGAACCCGGCCGCCGCGGTCGCGTACTTCGAGCAGGCGGGGCTGAGCGGCCCGTTCTGGGGCTAG
- the metF gene encoding methylenetetrahydrofolate reductase [NAD(P)H] — protein MTSVVERLQGDGPVFSIEFFPPRDAADEAVLWKSIRELEPLDPAYMSITYGAGGSSRDGTIRSIARVATETTLVPMAHLTAVNHSVAELRNVIGWYAAVGVRNILALRGDPPGDVYGDWVPHPDGLNYAEELVELVRSLGDFCVGVSAFPYGHPRSANLEADTEYLVRKLRAGADFAIAQLFFEPEDFLRLRDRVAATGCEALVIPGIMPLTTLRTLHTSIKLSGAPAPRRLLDRLEPLADDPKSFRAAGIDAVTELCERLIAEGVPDLHFYTFNRSKATREVVSRLGLVPARA, from the coding sequence ATGACGTCGGTGGTCGAGCGGTTGCAGGGTGATGGTCCCGTTTTCTCCATCGAGTTCTTCCCGCCTCGCGACGCGGCCGACGAGGCCGTGCTGTGGAAGTCGATCCGGGAACTCGAGCCGTTGGACCCGGCGTACATGTCGATCACCTACGGTGCCGGCGGCTCCAGCCGTGACGGCACGATCCGCAGCATCGCCCGCGTCGCCACCGAGACCACGTTGGTGCCGATGGCGCACCTCACCGCCGTGAACCACTCCGTCGCGGAACTGCGCAACGTCATCGGCTGGTACGCCGCCGTCGGCGTGCGGAACATCCTCGCGCTGCGGGGCGACCCGCCTGGCGACGTCTACGGCGACTGGGTGCCGCATCCGGACGGGCTCAACTACGCCGAAGAGCTCGTCGAACTGGTGCGTTCGCTCGGCGACTTCTGCGTCGGCGTCTCGGCCTTCCCGTACGGCCACCCGAGGTCGGCGAATCTCGAGGCCGACACCGAATACCTCGTGCGCAAGCTGCGCGCGGGCGCGGATTTCGCGATCGCGCAGCTGTTCTTCGAACCCGAAGACTTCCTCCGCCTGCGTGACCGGGTGGCCGCGACCGGCTGCGAGGCGCTGGTCATCCCCGGCATCATGCCGCTGACCACGCTGCGGACGCTGCACACGTCGATCAAGCTTTCCGGCGCGCCCGCGCCGCGACGGCTCCTCGACCGGCTCGAACCGCTGGCCGACGACCCGAAGTCCTTCCGCGCGGCGGGGATCGACGCGGTGACCGAACTGTGCGAGCGGCTCATCGCCGAAGGCGTCCCCGACCTGCACTTCTATACGTTCAACCGGTCCAAGGCCACGCGTGAGGTGGTCAGCAGGCTCGGTCTGGTCCCGGCCCGCGCGTAA
- a CDS encoding DUF885 domain-containing protein has translation MASTAQSVHQICDRYVDEYAAADPVTATTFGISGYDDQLTDYSPAGHAARAAIASRALADIEAAEPRDDGERAAKAVFVERIGLILEIHEAGLDLAELNVIESPAQNLRMVFDLMPAETESDWATIAARMTKVSGSLDQYRASLLAAADAGRVAALRQVGKVAEQAETWAGLKEETGFFTTLISGAKDVSATLRTELERSAHAAQEAYAEFAGFLRAELAPLAPAKDAVGAEVYQLWSRMFTGATLDLDEAYAWGWAEFTRIEAEMREVANRIKPGATLAEAAAVLDADPKYVVRGRSEFQAWMQNLSDNALKSLRGKHFDISDQVMELECKIAPPGGTVGAYYTGPSEDFSRPGRMWWSLPQGRDEFTTWREVSTVYHEGAPGHHLQIATAVDQSASLNKYQRLLAFTSGHAEGWALYSERLMEDLGFLADDGELLGMLSEQLFRAARVIVDIGMHLELEIPAGTGFHEGERWTPELGLEFMLTRTVTDPAHVHDEIDRYLGWPGQAPSYKLGERLWLAARDEARARQGDAFDIRQFHTRALALGGMGLDTLREMLAALD, from the coding sequence ATGGCTTCGACCGCGCAAAGTGTGCACCAGATCTGTGACAGGTACGTCGACGAGTACGCCGCGGCCGATCCGGTCACCGCGACGACGTTCGGCATCTCCGGATACGACGACCAGCTGACCGACTACTCGCCTGCCGGGCACGCCGCCCGGGCCGCGATCGCCTCCCGCGCGCTGGCCGACATCGAAGCGGCCGAGCCGCGCGACGACGGCGAACGCGCGGCCAAGGCGGTCTTCGTCGAGCGGATCGGGCTGATCCTGGAGATCCACGAGGCGGGTCTCGACCTCGCCGAATTGAACGTGATCGAGAGTCCCGCGCAGAACCTGCGGATGGTCTTCGACCTCATGCCCGCCGAGACCGAGTCCGACTGGGCGACCATCGCCGCCCGCATGACCAAGGTCTCCGGGTCGCTCGACCAGTACCGCGCGTCGCTGCTCGCCGCCGCCGACGCGGGCCGCGTCGCGGCGCTCCGCCAGGTCGGCAAGGTCGCCGAGCAGGCCGAGACCTGGGCGGGACTCAAGGAAGAGACCGGGTTCTTCACCACGCTGATCTCCGGGGCGAAGGACGTGAGCGCGACGCTTCGCACCGAGCTCGAGCGTTCCGCCCACGCCGCGCAGGAGGCGTACGCGGAGTTCGCCGGATTCCTCCGCGCCGAGCTCGCCCCGCTGGCCCCGGCCAAGGACGCCGTCGGCGCCGAGGTCTACCAGCTGTGGTCCCGGATGTTCACCGGAGCCACCCTCGACCTGGACGAGGCCTACGCCTGGGGCTGGGCCGAGTTCACCCGCATCGAAGCGGAGATGCGCGAGGTCGCGAACCGGATCAAACCCGGCGCCACCCTCGCCGAAGCGGCCGCCGTCCTCGACGCCGATCCGAAGTACGTCGTGCGCGGCCGGTCGGAATTCCAGGCCTGGATGCAGAACCTGTCCGACAACGCGCTGAAGTCGTTGCGGGGCAAGCACTTCGACATCTCCGACCAGGTCATGGAGCTGGAGTGCAAGATCGCCCCGCCCGGCGGCACCGTCGGCGCGTACTACACCGGCCCGAGCGAGGACTTCTCCCGCCCCGGCCGCATGTGGTGGTCGCTGCCGCAGGGCCGCGACGAGTTCACCACCTGGCGTGAGGTCAGCACCGTCTATCACGAGGGCGCGCCCGGCCATCACCTGCAGATCGCGACCGCCGTCGACCAGTCCGCCTCGCTGAACAAGTACCAGCGGCTGCTGGCGTTCACCTCCGGGCACGCCGAGGGCTGGGCGCTGTACTCCGAGCGGCTGATGGAGGACCTCGGGTTCCTCGCCGACGACGGTGAACTGCTCGGCATGCTGTCCGAGCAGTTGTTCCGCGCCGCACGCGTGATCGTCGACATCGGCATGCACCTGGAACTGGAGATCCCGGCGGGCACCGGCTTCCACGAGGGCGAGCGGTGGACGCCCGAGCTGGGCCTGGAATTCATGCTCACCCGGACCGTCACCGACCCGGCCCACGTGCACGACGAGATCGACCGCTACCTGGGCTGGCCGGGGCAGGCGCCGTCGTACAAACTCGGCGAACGCCTCTGGCTCGCCGCGCGCGACGAAGCCCGTGCCCGGCAGGGCGACGCTTTCGACATCAGGCAGTTCCACACACGGGCGCTCGCGCTCGGCGGGATGGGCCTGGACACGCTGCGGGAGATGCTGGCCGCCCTGGACTGA
- a CDS encoding DMT family transporter: MSVAVPTRARSSAALVLAGVLWGTGGLAGSLLASRAGLHPLSVAAYRLLIGGVIATGYLWLIGGLRGLPRTARVRRRLLTVGGLFALFQTSYFVAVSLSSVSVATMTTIGSAPVLLAVATAVKSRKLPSTWTAVSLAGSLTGLVLLQGTAGEEAGAAGVLFALLAAAGFAALTLVTASRVEGLDPLPTTAFGCLIGGAVLAPAALWFGMALPARADVFALVLYFGVVPTALAYAAYFRGLEGAHPVPAALSALLEPLTAALLSAAVLGERLGAAGWCGAAVLIAALAVAYSKP, encoded by the coding sequence ATGTCCGTTGCCGTACCCACGCGCGCCCGCTCGTCGGCCGCGCTCGTCCTCGCCGGCGTCCTCTGGGGGACCGGCGGTCTCGCCGGATCCCTGCTCGCCTCCCGCGCGGGACTCCATCCGCTGAGCGTCGCCGCGTACCGGCTGCTCATCGGCGGTGTGATCGCCACCGGCTACCTCTGGCTCATCGGAGGCCTCCGCGGCCTTCCCCGCACGGCGCGGGTCCGCCGTCGCCTCCTGACGGTCGGCGGCCTGTTCGCGCTCTTCCAGACCAGCTATTTCGTCGCGGTCTCGCTGAGTTCGGTGAGTGTCGCGACCATGACCACCATCGGCAGCGCGCCCGTGCTGCTCGCCGTCGCGACGGCCGTCAAGTCCCGGAAGCTCCCTTCGACGTGGACCGCGGTGTCCCTGGCCGGGTCCTTGACCGGACTCGTGCTGCTGCAAGGGACGGCAGGGGAAGAGGCCGGCGCCGCGGGAGTGCTGTTCGCGTTGCTCGCCGCGGCCGGGTTCGCCGCTCTGACACTGGTGACGGCAAGCCGCGTCGAGGGGCTGGATCCCTTGCCCACCACGGCTTTCGGTTGCCTGATCGGCGGTGCGGTGCTGGCACCCGCGGCGCTGTGGTTCGGAATGGCCCTGCCGGCGCGGGCCGACGTGTTCGCCCTCGTCCTCTACTTCGGCGTCGTGCCGACGGCGCTGGCCTACGCCGCGTACTTCCGCGGCCTCGAAGGCGCGCATCCCGTGCCGGCGGCGTTGTCCGCCCTGCTCGAACCGCTCACGGCCGCACTGCTGTCCGCGGCCGTGCTGGGGGAGCGGCTCGGCGCCGCCGGTTGGTGCGGCGCGGCGGTGCTCATCGCCGCGCTCGCCGTCGCCTACTCGAAGCCTTAG
- a CDS encoding GNAT family N-acetyltransferase, with amino-acid sequence MTAMSSECTRYVQLSADEFRARLPEALTIYVDAMRYPEGTAEQRAPMWLTHALREGWRCMAALDADGVLLGLAYGYKGRGGQWWHEQVRHGLTRRDGQAAAEHWMSDYFELTEIHVSPESQGKRIGEDLLRRLLDGVPSAHVLLSTPEGTSRAWNLYRRVGFVDVLRDYHFAGDPRAFAILGRTLPL; translated from the coding sequence GTGACCGCGATGTCCTCGGAATGCACCCGCTACGTCCAGCTGTCCGCGGACGAGTTCCGCGCCCGGCTCCCCGAGGCGCTGACCATCTACGTCGACGCCATGCGCTATCCCGAAGGCACGGCGGAACAACGCGCGCCGATGTGGCTCACGCACGCGCTGCGCGAAGGCTGGCGCTGTATGGCCGCGCTCGACGCGGATGGCGTCCTGCTCGGGCTCGCTTACGGCTACAAGGGCCGCGGCGGCCAGTGGTGGCACGAGCAGGTCCGCCACGGCTTGACCCGCCGTGACGGCCAGGCCGCCGCCGAGCACTGGATGTCCGACTACTTCGAGCTCACCGAGATCCACGTCAGCCCCGAAAGCCAGGGGAAGCGGATCGGCGAAGACCTCCTGCGACGGCTGCTCGACGGCGTTCCCAGCGCCCACGTCCTCCTTTCCACGCCGGAAGGCACCAGCCGGGCCTGGAACCTGTACCGGCGCGTCGGATTCGTCGACGTGCTGCGGGATTACCACTTCGCCGGGGATCCGAGGGCGTTCGCGATCCTCGGCCGGACGCTGCCGCTCTAA
- a CDS encoding YbaK/EbsC family protein, protein MSTIDQSGHPSVAKVAAALAEAGQQVAADGIRILPAEVRTAAQAAEALGVEVGAIANSLVFRSRTGDEETALLALTSGAHRADTGILAVSSGADEIGKADADFVRAHTGQPIGGVAPVGHPKALTTFVDTALRAHDVVWAAAGHPKSVYPTTFDGLVALTGGTPADVAGDGQDGRP, encoded by the coding sequence ATGAGCACCATCGACCAGTCCGGTCATCCCTCGGTGGCCAAGGTCGCGGCCGCGCTCGCCGAGGCGGGTCAGCAGGTCGCCGCGGACGGGATCCGGATCCTCCCCGCCGAAGTCCGCACGGCCGCGCAGGCCGCCGAAGCGCTCGGTGTCGAGGTCGGCGCGATCGCGAACAGCCTCGTGTTCCGCAGCCGCACCGGTGACGAGGAGACGGCGCTGCTCGCGCTGACCTCGGGCGCGCACCGCGCCGACACCGGCATCCTCGCCGTGTCGTCAGGCGCCGACGAGATCGGCAAGGCGGACGCGGATTTCGTCCGCGCGCACACCGGGCAGCCCATCGGCGGCGTCGCCCCGGTCGGTCACCCGAAGGCGTTGACCACTTTCGTCGACACCGCGTTACGCGCTCACGACGTCGTCTGGGCCGCCGCAGGGCATCCGAAGTCGGTGTACCCCACGACATTCGACGGTCTCGTCGCGCTGACCGGGGGCACTCCCGCGGACGTCGCGGGCGACGGGCAGGATGGGCGCCCGTGA